The Helianthus annuus cultivar XRQ/B chromosome 15, HanXRQr2.0-SUNRISE, whole genome shotgun sequence genomic sequence ACAGAAGAATCGCAACCGCTTTGCCCTTATAGACGACCATGTTAGCGCTGGGGTTCACTTCTTTGCCACATCGCAAGAGATTCTTCGCGAATAGAGGTCGATGGGGGAAGAAACTCTTGAGTTTGAGGAGGCGAAGAAGTCGTTTTCCGAAGAGAAAGAGAAGTTTAATGCGGAGAAAAAAGGCTTGCAATGGCGGGTTGCTGAGGCTGAGCGGAAGCTTGAAGAGCAGAAGCAGTTGAACGAGCAAAAACAGAAGGATTGGGAATCTGCATGTGCTCGTACGAACTCGGAGATGCAGTCGCAGCGTGATGCTATTGTGCGGCTGTCTGGTGAGAAGACGGCCCTTGCGGATGAGGCTCATCAGGCGCGTCTTGCTGCGGAGAAGAAAGAAAAGGAGTATGTTGCGCGGATCGACAAGCTGGAGCTTCTTGCTCAGGAGAAAGCTGCGGAGTGTGAAACTGCTCAGCGCCTTCTTGATGAGAAGGCGGCTGAGTGTCGTGCTTCTGAGCTTCTTGCTGAGGAGGCCTCAGCTGATAGTAGGTGGTTGCTTTCCCGCGGCGTTCCTTTGGTAAcgtttttggttttctcatttcgTTTTTGCCTTTGTATATTCTTGTTCTTACTCGATCTCGTTCTCATGCAGCTTGCTGATCGTATTTTGCATTCTTCTGAACTTGCCCGCTATATGTTTGAATTGGGTAGGGCAGGGTATAATAGTGGACGCAAGTTTGGGTATGCTGAAGGCAAACTTGCGGCCGCGAACAATGAGAAGGATTTTCACTTTGAGTTATATAAAGATGACTGTGATGCTGCTTATGCTGAGAAGCGAAAAGAGTTCTCGACGCTTGATTTAGCTGTTGTTCGGGCCTCTGGGAAGTTGGCTCACAAAGCGAATGGGGTGGCTTTGTTGAAAAAGCCTTGGGAGAAGATGGCGATGATGCTGCGGGAGGTGCTGGCTCTAGCCATACTTGATAGGTtgtttccggcctgcgtgccgtgtATGGCCCTGGATGGGCTTGTAATGGGTGTTTTAAGACAATTTTAATTTTCTTGACTGTGGTTGTGTGTATTGACATATATTTTACCACTTTGATTTTTGGTTATGCAAATTTTGaaatcgtcataatatgtgcatgtttaattactttgatcaggtgtcacgaatgaatgatggcgatGACAGGTTATGTTGTGTTGCAACAACGTTTTTATTCTGTCGTCTAAGTATGCGCGCTTGTATGTGacatacgaagtgatcgagttgcaggttattgtgaGAGCTCAGCTGGGATCAcagccttgggagcattacaatgtttagttaccttgttatcgatattttcgtgtttatgtgggcacgaagttatgttttttggcgttttgtaggctttggttgtgtttctgacccggctgttcacttggctgtgacgagccttggaggtctacaacgtttcctatggtcgagccattgatgttttcgtgtacgcccgaagtaataaatgcagttgtgacaaaaaatttgcatgaaataaaggtagccaaacacttcttgtattaggtAAATGTGTCGGTGATTCGCCCTATACGATTACATGTTTGCATTATATGTAGCATTTTCGTAACTGTTGggcattccaggttcgtggaacctctttgtcgttCATGGTGCGTAGCTTGTATGCCCCCTTGCCGAGGACCTCATCAATGATgtacgggccttcccatttgggagccagttttCCCGGTTTTTCTGCGTTGGATGCTTCATTGTCCCTTAAGACATAATCACCTGGGTTGAAGGTGCAGATCCGGACTCGGGAGTTGTAATACTTTTCAAGCTTTGATTTGTATTTGGCTTCATTGATTGCTGCCATCTCCCTCCGTTCCTCTAGGAGAtccaggtcgatcctcctttcttcttcgttattgatcagattcatggagagcattctcgGAGATGGAAGCCCGATTTCTGCTGGGATCACAGCCTCGGACCCATAGACCAAGCTAAATGGTGTTTctccgttgcttgtttttggcattGTTCTATGTGCCCATAATATGCTTGGTAATTCATCGACCCACCCACGTCTTTTTTCACCGAGCCTTGCCTTTATGCCATCGACGATGCTCTTGTTGACTGCCTCAacttgaccattcccttgcggatgtgcGACCGACGAGAAGGTATGTTCGATATTTAGTTccttgaaccatcgttcgagatCATCTCCTGCAAAGTTTGTTCCATTGTCGGTGATGATTCGGAGTGGTAGGCCGAAtcggcatatgatttgttcccaaATGAATCGTTTAACAACTGCCGACGTGGTTGATGCGAGTGCCTTGgcttccacccacttggtgaagtaatctAACGCGACTATGATGAACTTGACTGCCCCCGGAGCTTCTGGGAAGGGGCccaccatgtctatgccccattgctgaaagggccaTACGGTTGTTACTGGTACCAGTTCGTTTTTTGGGCGCATGGTTTTTGGTGCATGCCGCTGGCAGCCGCTGCACTTCCTTAATTCCTTCACGGCATCTAGATGCATTCcgggccagtagtaaccggcgttCATTACTTTTGCCACTACCATACGCGGCCCGGCGTGGATACCACAAATGCCTTCATGTACTTCCCGGATCAGATAATTTGCGTCGTCGGCATCAACACATCTTAGCAGCGGGCCGAGATATGACTTTCGGTATAGTATCCCGTCTGCCATCTGATAATGTTCTGATTTATACTGGATTTTCCGCGCCTCAGCTTTATTTTCTGGAAGTACCCCGGACTGTAAGTACATGATTATGGGTGTCATCCAGGACGTGGTTCCTGTTTGGATGACGCTGACTTCTCTGAGTGGAACAGATGGGTTGTTCAAAACTTCTATGCGCACGTCTTTGGCTAGGTGCTGGAAGCTTGTTGACGCAAGCTTGCTTAAGGCGTCTGCCGGCTTGTTTTCACTGCGGtttatgtggtgcaccttgtaaGAATAGAAGGTTTGCAGCAACGTCTTTGCTTGGTTGAGATAGAGTGCCATTATGTCGCCCTTGGCTTCGTATTGACCATTGATTTGGCCTGCTACTAACATGGAGTCCACATGTGCTTCGATGTGTCGGACCCCCATTTTGATTGCCAAACGCAAGCCGGCCAGAAAGGCTTCGTACTCTGCTTCGTTATTTGTGCTCTTGAAGTCTAGGCGTATGGCGTAAGTGAACTCGTGTTTGTCAGGGCTTATTAGCCGTAGCCCCGCGCCTGCCCCATCTTCGTTGGATGCACCGTCTGTATACAGCAGCCATGGCTCTTCTGTTTGCTTTTTCTCAGCTTTCTCCATCGCCTTGCATTCTCTGTCTTTGTCGTCTGGGACTTCTGTCATAAAATCtggagttaatagccaaaatggtccctgaggtttgctcacttttgccactttagtccaaaatccaaaatttttaaatctgggtccctgaggtttgcattttgttgccattttagtccaaatttcaaaacccCCCTTGTTTGACAgttgcaaccagcctattttgtccttttgcgCAGGGGTATTCTGGGTTCTTGATCTGAGTTTGTTATAATAACtcataaaatgaccaaaatacccctgcataaaaggacaaaataggctggttgcaacagtcaaaaaatgGAGTtcttgaaatttggactaaaatggcaacaaaatgcaaacctcagggacccagatttaaaaattttggattttggactaaagtggcaaaagtgagcaaacctcaaggaccattttggctattaactctaaaATCTGCCAATACTTGGCCCTTGATCGATGGACGTGGTCTGAAAACGACGTTGTGTCCCCCCAACTCTATCGCCCATTTGGCCAACCTTCCTGATACTTCTGGCCTTGCTAGGATATTCCCAATATTGTAGTTTGTTAGCACGTGAATGACGTGATTGGCGAAATATCTGCGCAGCCTTCTTGACGCGTGAATCAGTGCAAGGACAAGCTTTTCCATGATTGCGTATCTGGTTTCTGGGTCGGTCAAGGTTCTAGATACATAATACACAGGCGTTTGGACACCTTGACGATCAACAAGTAGTACGGCTCCGACTGCCTTGTCGGAAGCTGAGAGGTACAGGACCAAAGGTTCTCCTTTgtgtggtgcggttagagttggcagCTTGATTAGAcagtctttcatctcgcggaacgcattttctgcttccggagtccattggAACTGGTTTTTCTTCATGCAGTTGCGCAAGGTCTTGATGAATGGGAAGGATTTTGCAGCATGGTTAGCTAGGAACCGATTGAGTGCTGCCAATCGTCCTGCAAGCTTTTGCATGTCTTTGACGTTTGCTGGTGAAGGCATCCTTTCTATGGCCTGGACCTTTTCTGGGTTCACCTTAAAACCATCTTTAGTGACTATGAAGCCCAaaaactttccttcttccattcCGAATGAGCACTTTGCTGGATTCAGTTTGATGCTTACGCTGCGCAGCGTGTTGAAGGTCTTCTGGATATTTGCCAGCATCGCGCTCTCCTCCTTGCTCATGATTACCAGATCATCCATGTACACTTCGATGTATTTACCAATGGCGTCACTGAATGTTTCGTTCATCAACCGTTGGTACGTAGCACCTGCATTCTTTAAGCCGAACGACATCTTGGTGTAGCAGTATAACCCCGTTGGtgtgcggaatgcggttttatcTTCGTCTTGAACAGCCATCTGGACCTggtggtatcctttgtagcaatccagaAAACATTTCCACCGAAACGTTGCCAAAGAATCTATCTTCTCGTCTATGTCTGGTAAAGCGTAGCAGTCACGgggacatgctttgttcagatccttgtagtcgacacacattctccaacTACCATTCGGTTTCTTTACCATTACTGGGCTTGCTACCCATGTTTGGTACCGGACTTCCCTGATGATTCCTGCGTTTAGCAGTTCCAACACTTGTTCTTTCATTGCATCATGTTTGATATCGCCTAGGTGGCGTTTGGCGTGTACCACTGGCTTGGCATCTTCGGAGACGTTTAGACGGTGTTCTGCTATATGCCGTGGAACGCCAACCATATCAgccggtgtccaggcgaacacgtccatgttGTCATGCAGTAATTTCTTTAGCGCCGCGCGCGTTAGATCAGACATTGCGGGCCCCAGAGTGACTGTTTGTTCTGGGTACGCGCTattcaatacccatttttctgcctctATGCGCGGTGCAGGCTTGCTTGCTTTTGCCGGTCTGATTTCATCTGTTGCTAGCACTTCTTTGCTTGCGTATATCAACGCGATGCCTGTTTCGGTTGGAAAACCTATGGCAGAATGTGGTGCGGAACAGATCAtgctgaaatctccttgggattctcttcctAGGAGGATGTCATGTCTTGAATGTGCCGGTAGTACCATGAATGTGACTTCTTCGGTTCTCGAATTTCTTCCATCGGAAAGCAACACTGGGAATGATATTTGTCCTAGGGGAAAGACGGcctcgttgcagaaaccagttagtggGTAATCGACTGGTTCTAGGCGCGCCTTATCCtcttggtcaaattgattgaagcactgTTCATATATGATGTCCGCGGTGCTCCCGGGATCGATAAAGATGTAATCTGTTTGGTAGTGGCCGATCACCCCTGGGATGACTATTGGCCGCTTTTCTCTTGGGCCTCCCCTGACAACTGGGAACACCACTTGCTTCTCGCGCCATGAATCATCCTGCGCGCGCTTGTTGTAGTTTTTTCTTGTTCGCCGTGGACCTCCTTGCACCATATGGGTTTCTAGCTTTCTGAGCTTCTTGTTGTCTGGACCTTCATCTCTTCGTTGTATCTGGCGGTAATCGCGCTTTCCTCCCTTGACTAAGTGACCGAGCTTTCCGTCTCGTAGGGCTCTTTCGATTTCTTGCTTTAAGCTAAAGCAGTCATCGGTCAAGTGGCCCGTatctttgtggaattcacagaagagatttgggtcttgaccccttttgttgcgcatctgcAAGGGTGGTTTGAACTGATGGTTCTCTGTGGCTAAAACTTCAGAAGGTGTTTTGGTTAGTGGAGTCCACTGCTTTTCTCTATTTTCGCGCTTTACTTCTTTTCGATGGGCTATCTGATTGATCGTATGGCGTGCATCGTCCCGTGGGGGGCTTCTTTCTCTGTTCCCAGAAGCCCTCCAGGGTTGATTTCTGCCCCTTCTGTTGTTTCGATCGTTATGGTTGTGTGCGCGCTGACGGTGATCGTCACCGGTCAGTTGCCTGTCTGTCTGCGCAATAGTCTTGGCCGcttcaatgaaggtttcccagtCTTTGGGTCCTCCATCTCGCCCTTTGATTCTTTTAACCAGATCGTCGCACTTGACCGCTCGCATGAAGTGTGCGCGCATCATTTTCTCTGGTATGTCTCCGATCTCTAGACATTCTTTGTTATACCTTGTAATGAAATCTTCTACGCTTTCATAGTCTTTTCTCCATATGTTCAGACAATCACCCGGATCTCTGGCTTGTCTTCGCTGCTGAGAGAAGTGTGCCAGGAACTTCTCTCGGAAAtcgacccatgatttgatttTGCCAGCCGGTAAGTTGTCGAACCAAATGCGCGCCGCGCCAACGAATGTCTGAGCAAACAGGTGGCACCATGTTGGTAGGTTCCATCCGCCTGTTGCTCCTGCACCTTTAAACACCTGGAGGTGATCGTCTGGGTCCGTCAACCCGTTGTATTTACCCACGTTGTGTGGTAATTTCGTTTTGTCGATGGCCGCGCACGCGATTTCTCGAATGAATTTGGAATTTTCAGCCATGTCCTCAGGACGATAGCTCAAGGTGTAATCATGCTCTGCTTTGCGGTTGTACCCCGCGCGCTTGGTTGGTTTGTATGCTTCGTGTTCCGGAGGAAGTCTGCTAAACACTGTGGACTCCCCTTTGTAAGTTGGGTCGTCTGCCTCCTCTTCCCATTCCGTGTTCATGTTGCGCGCGCCCAATCGTGTTTGGATCGGCCTTCGTTGTAAATTGGAGGTTTGAACGAAGTTGCTTTCTGTTTCAGCATaagtatcgcgcgtgtcttgtatgCTGGGTCTTCTGACATGTTGCACTGGTTCTCTTTCTGGTCGTAAGTTCCACGCGTTTGTCTGCTGAGCCGtgtgtgtactcagagaccttggtTGTGGAGTTACGAATGCTGATTGGTTAGCCTGTGCTTGGAGCAAGGCTTGTTGTGCGCTGAGCTGCGTATAAATGAGGTTTATGGACGCGATTTgtcgggtagccctaaaagtgcagagtagttgagttgtgcttgttccgatAGAACAGAAGGGCCTGGTCCATGGCTTGCGGTCTGCATCGGCGGAGGTGTTTGGTGTAATATCCCCGTTGGAGATTGGAGAGCAGCtccgtttgtggtttgagtgatgattcttgctggtgtttggaagatgggtccagttgtggtttggctaacgGCCCTGGACGCACTTCCAAAAATGGATGGAAACTCGTTGTTCAGCTGACCTTCTTGGATGGTCTCGTTCCTTTGACCTCGTTGGACGTGTGccgtgtccgaaacgagttcaaaggaagaaacttctccgtcAGCTGGGTGTGAATGATTCTGGTCTGCCATTTTCACGAGTGTTTTTTAGAAGAGAAAAAGAGGTGGGAGTGGTCGtgcaaaaaagcggatggcgccaatgttgaaacaatggttaacacaaggataaccaagagggtcgtttcacttatgggttcaacctcttctcttgcTCGTATCGGTGGCCTGAGATCTGCAAAATAGTAAACACcattagtctcgttaagaggggggaagggggttttccctcttaaccaggctccggcatgagaataagtactgctctgagatgaataaaacagtgtgtgtatagagtgagtaaagagagccaagatcctcaacctgaatgatgaagggtcctatttatagccggagggtgaagaaggaggaagcagctgtgccagctgtgggtgcgcgacagctgtccgaccaaggggaatatcctcttggtctgctctgtcgcgaagggtgtagtggtacacgtggcgtccttgTATTCGCTTGTGCTGGGTACCTCGTTCTGGTCGCGTCAGCCCTGTtccctggattgtcgcaggcctatgtggccttcTGTCAATGGTGACACGTGTCGTCCTTTATGTTGGGCAAAGCATCTTTGATGCCAGCTGTGAACCGCCTAGATGTCTTCTGGAAGTTTCTAGAAGGTTCTGGTGACATGGgtgccttgtgtgcacaaaagtggtgtggtccctgccatgtaggcagggaattgggaccatacctacagtgtgtgtatagagtgagtaaagagagccaagatcctcaacctgaatgatgaagggtcctaaaactacgcaccatgaacgacaaagaggtccctgccatgtaggcagggaattgggaccatacctacatggcagggaccacaccacttttgtgcacacaaggcacCCATGTCACCAGAACCTTCTAGAAACTTCCAGAAGACATCTAGGCGGTTCACAGCTGGCATCAAAGATGCTTTGCCCAACATAAAGGACGACACGTGTCACCATTGACAgaaggccacataggcctgcgacaatccagggaACAGGGCTGACGCGACCAGTACGAGGTACCCAGCACAAGCGAATAcaaggacgccacgtgtaccactacacccttcgcgacagagcagaccaagaggatattccccttggtcggacagctggcgcgcacccacagctggcacagctgcttcctccttctttaccctccggctataaataggacccttcatcattcaggttgaggatcttggctctctttactcactctatacacacactgttttatttatctcagagcagtacttattctcacgccggagcctggttaagagggaaaacccccttcccccttcttaacgagactaacggtgtttactgttttgcagatctcaggccaccgatacgagcaagagaagaggttgaacccataagtgaaacgaccctcttggttatccttgtgttaaccattgtttcaacaagaagtgttctttttttttttccttgAAGAGTTTTATAATCATTCAAAATTTAACTTTTTGGACATTCAAAAATgaatattctttttatttctccTCCTTTAGCCGTAGTGGTTTTGTATATGCTAAAACTACTTAAATGTGGCCTCCGTGATTTCTAAATTGTTTGAATTTGTTTCAGGTGATAAAGGTTCGAGTTAAATACTAATCCTTCCGTTAAATTTActctataattacactaaaaaacaattatattttctcttttatttcaattaaataatagtttttatactTTCATCattacttttttttcttttatccactcacaaccactttcaaaatatattaaaaaaagtaTAGAGGGTTAACATTTTTTCTCTCCTCCACTTACAACtactttttataatataaaaaacgACCCTCACAGAATTTAAGGGAAGGAATGTGAATTTTTTATTATGCAGCTAAATTGAACGAGATTTTTTTTTCCCGAAAGACAAATATTTCTATTGCCCAAGTTTAAACCTATGACCTCCCAAGTATAAACCAAATGTGCTAGCCCCATAGAACGGGAAAAttttgtaagattaaatatattatgatttaatatttaatctagtagccattataatcatttagattatatggatcaaaatatataacaacctattaataattagttggtaattgttgatggaccatattacccttattaactaattaggtttcctcctgggtgcttatataaggagaactaggttatcacccgggtgCTACCCGGGTTGGAGAAAACTATTAAGATAAATATTAAGtgtacaaataaaataaaatacaaagtcTCATGTTACATAAATTAGTGATACAGTGGATACACAATTTAAAGATAGTCGAGTCCCTTTGAAGATGCATATCCTTCTAGAAAGAATTATGCATTATATTTATAAAGTTTTAGATTACAGTTCCTATTTTATCCATAAATGCGTGCGTTCCTATAAATTATTAGAATTCTTAAAACCAACAAAAATTGCCATTCCGGTAACAAATatcttggttttttttttctttattgtCATTATATACAACAAAATAAACGAAACAACCTATGCTCTTATCCAAAAATCTCAATCACAGACTTAAAGACATCATCTTTGGGATATACAATAAAGGCAATATCAAATTTTGAGAAATCCACCAATAGTTGGTCAATTTTAAAGTCAAATCTATAAGTGATTCTGCTATGTACTAAAATCAAAGAAACATAAAGGAGCCGGTTGTAAAgcaaacatacatagaaaatgaTACCTTTAACATCATCACTGGATATATCATTATAATTCCCCACTTGGAAATTCTAATGAATATAAGGCAAGTTATTCTAAAACTAACATAGAACAAAAATCATACACTTAAAACATCATCACTCGGCATTTATTCCAAGTCAAACTAAAAGTATGCCAACTTAAATAACTGACCACTTCCAAAACTTTAATGGTTCATTAGCTTAAAAGTCTAAACCaacagatcatcatcatcatcatactcagtaaatctcacaaATAGCAAGGCTAAGGT encodes the following:
- the LOC110914070 gene encoding uncharacterized protein LOC110914070, with the protein product MNTEWEEEADDPTYKGESTVFSRLPPEHEAYKPTKRAGYNRKAEHDYTLSYRPEDMAENSKFIREIACAAIDKTKLPHNVGKYNGLTDPDDHLQVFKGAGATGGWNLPTWCHLFAQTFVGAARIWFDNLPAGKIKSWVDFREKFLAHFSQQRRQARDPGDCLNIWRKDYESVEDFITRYNKECLEIGDIPEKMMRAHFMRAVKCDDLVKRIKGRDGGPKDWETFIEAAKTIAQTDRQLTGDDHHTGHLTDDCFSLKQEIERALRDGKLGHLVKGGKRDYRQIQRRDEGPDNKKLRKLETHMVQGGPRRTRKNYNKRAQDDSWREKQVVFPVVRGGPREKRPIVIPGVIGHYQTDYIFIDPGSTADIIYEQCFNQFDQEDKARLEPVDYPLTGFCNEAVFPLGQISFPVLLSDGRNSRTEEVTFMVLPAHSRHDILLGRESQGDFSMICSAPHSAIGFPTETGIALIYASKEVLATDEIRPAKASKPAPRIEAEKWVLNSAYPEQTVTLGPAMSDLTRAALKKLLHDNMDVFAWTPADMVGVPRHIAEHRLNVSEDAKPVVHAKRHLGDIKHDAMKEQVLELLNAGIIREVRYQTWVASPVMVKKPNGSWRMCVDYKDLNKACPRDCYALPDIDEKIDSLATFRWKCFLDCYKGYHQVQMAVQDEDKTAFRTPTGLYCYTKMSFGLKNAGATYQRLMNETFSDAIGKYIEVYMDDLVIMSKEESAMLANIQKTFNTLRSVSIKLNPAKCSFGMEEGKFLGFIVTKDGFKVNPEKVQAIERMPSPANVKDMQKLAGRLAALNRFLANHAAKSFPFIKTLRNCMKKNQFQWTPEAENAFREMKDCLIKLPTLTAPHKGEPLVLYLSASDKAVGAVLLVDRQGVQTPVYYVSRTLTDPETRYAIMEKLVLALIHASRRLRRYFANHVIHVLTNYNIGNILARPEVSGRLAKWAIELGGHNVVFRPRPSIKGQVLADFRVNSQNDFMTEVPDDKDRECKAMEKAEKKQTEEPWLLYTDGASNEDGAGAGLRLISPDKHEFTYAIRLDFKSTNNEAEYEAFLAGLRLAIKMGVRHIEAHVDSMLVAGQINGQYEAKGDIMALYLNQAKTLLQTFYSYKVHHINRSENKPADALSKLASTSFQHLAKDVRIEVLNNPSVPLREVSVIQTGTTSWMTPIIMYLQSGVLPENKAEARKIQYKSEHYQMADGILYRKSYLGPLLRCVDADDANYLIREVHEGICGIHAGPRMVVAKVMNAGYYWPGMHLDAVKELRKCSGCQRHAPKTMRPKNELVPVTTVWPFQQWGIDMVGPFPEAPGAVKFIIVALDYFTKWVEAKALASTTSAVVKRFIWEQIICRFGLPLRIITDNGTNFAGDDLERWFKELNIEHTFSSVAHPQGNGQVEAVNKSIVDGIKARLGEKRQERRIDLDLLEERREMAAINEAKYKSKLEKYYNSRVRICTFNPGDYVLRDNEASNAEKPGKLAPKWEGPYIIDEVLGKGAYKLRTMNDKEVPRTWNAQQLRKCYI